A genomic segment from Melanotaenia boesemani isolate fMelBoe1 chromosome 9, fMelBoe1.pri, whole genome shotgun sequence encodes:
- the thap12b gene encoding THAP domain containing 12b, whose translation MPNFCAAPNCTRKSTQSDLAFFRFPRDPERCRIWVENCRRADLEAKTSDQLNKHYRLCAKHFDPAMVCKTSPYRTVLKDTAIPTIFDLTSHLRNPHTRHRKRIKELTEEDIKKIKERRLASSTAQLVSKKDEDCTNTNEDEPQLSTEEKEYRDHLKSLFETLLMLAKQGIPLVADRVSEADCKSNNFQNLLDYCMNAGDEALRKRFEATAVNTEYLSATQQSQLLDVCENTVREEMLMEVRESRFFSLVTGDLVEFANEKHLPLFLRFVNQQNILREEFLDFIPFGDGDESALVERLEAQLTERWGLSMEDCRGQAHKATGSSTTKMKAVAVLLMEKYPLALHMPCSHMVLNIHLANNLPFPNVQVVMETLRRIGAFFKIPLTQAELEKAISIHYQKNEERGTALKQACRSGWTEQHNVFDVLLDILPALLVCMDNVRDNVDGHFASSTTANAYLIAEILADFEVIVTIVILKNVLTFTRAFGKNLQGETLDVFSAANSLTAVLHSLHEVNDNIDVYHEFWYEEAMSMAAMMEIPVSIPRLFLRKQRAAEVAEVHAEPYFKEYVTIPVIRGIMQEVEDMFSDTNLKALKCLSLVPAVMGQMKFNTTEENYADIYRSDLPNPDTLPAELHCWRIKWKHRGKEVRLPTTIHETLQLPDVKFFPNVNSFLKVLSTLPVLKPEDGKSDTASERLQAYLDNMHAQQWNKSLAMLHVNTHVKHDLDVMVDKYCRLYPEDDAETEADETAE comes from the exons ATTACAGGTTATGTGCCAAACACTTTGATCCTGCCATGGTTTGTAAAACT AGTCCCTATAGGACTGTATTGAAGGATACAGCCATTCCAACCATATTTGATCTCACAAGCCACTTAAGAAATCCTCACACCAGACATCGCAAGCGTATTAAAGAACTT ACTGAAGAGGATataaagaagataaaagaaaggAGAT TGGCATCTTCGACTGCACAACTTGTCTCCAAGAAAGACGAAGATTGCACAAACACCAATGAGGATGAACCTCAGCTGTCAACAGAGGAGAAGGAGTATCGTGATCACTTAAAGTCCTTGTTTGAAACTCTACTCATGTTGGCCAAACAGGGGATCCCGTTAGTGGCAGACAGAGTGTCTGAAGCTGACTGCAAGTCCAACAATTTCCAGAACCTCCTCGATTACTGCATGAATGCTGGAGATGAAGCTCTGAGGAAGCGGTTTGAGGCGACAGCTGTGAACACAGAATACCTTTCTGCAACCCAGCAAAGCCAGCTGCTGGACGTTTGTGAGAACACAGTGAGAGAGGAGATGCTCATGGAGGTTCGAGAGAGTCGTTTCTTCTCACTGGTGACAGGCGACCTTGTTGAATTTGCCAATGAGAAACACCTACCTCTTTTTTTACGCTTTGTGAATCAGCAGAATATTCTCAGAGAGGAGTTTTTGGACTTTATCCCATTTGGAGATGGGGATGAGTCCGCACTGGTGGAGAGGCTTGAAGCCCAGCTGACCGAACGCTGGGGGCTCAGCATGGAAGACTGTCGCGGTCAGGCCCACAAGGCCACCGGGAGTTCCACCACCAAGATGAAAGCTGTGGCTGTACTTCTCATGGAGAAGTATCCTCTTGCATTGCACATGCCTTGCTCTCATATGGTGTTGAACATCCACCTGGCCAACAACCTACCTTTTCCCAATGTCCAGGTTGTCATGGAAACTCTGAGGAGGATTGGTGCTTTCTTTAAAATCCCGTTAACTCAGGCTGAATTAGAGAAAGCCATCTCAATTCACTATCAGAAGAATGAGGAGAGAGGAACGGCACTAAAACAAGCTTGTAGGTCAGGTTGGACAGAGCAGCACAACGTCTTTGATGTGTTGCTGGATATATTACCTGCACTGTTGGTGTGCATGGACAATGTTCGGGACAATGTTGATGGACATTTCGCCAGCTCTACCACAGCAAATGCATATTTAATTGCAGAAATTCTTGCTGACTTTGAGGTCATTGTCACCATAGTCATCTTAAAGAATGTCCTTACGTTCACCAGAGCCTTTGGGAAGAATCTACAAGGGGAAACACTTGATGTGTTTTCTGCTGCTAACAGTCTGACGGCAGTCCTGCATTCTCTACATGAAGTTAATGATAACATTGATGTTTACCATGAATTCTGGTACGAGGAGGCTATGAGCATGGCAGCCATGATGGAGATTCCTGTATCGATTCCAAGGCTGTTCCTCCGGAAGCAACGAGCAGCTGAAGTGGCTGAAGTCCACGCAGAGCCGTACTTCAAGGAGTATGTGACCATACCGGTAATCCGTGGCATCATGCAGGAGGTGGAGGACATGTTCTCTGACACCAACCTCAAAGCTCTGAAGTGCCTGTCGCTGGTTCCAGCTGTCATGGGCCAAATGAAGTTTAACACCACCGAGGAGAACTACGCCGACATTTACCGTAGCGACCTCCCCAATCCTGACACGCTTCCCGCCGAGCTTCACTGCTGGAGGATCAAATGGAAACATAGAGGCAAAGAGGTGCGCCTGCCCACCACCATTCACGAAACGCTGCAGCTTCCAGACGTCAAGTTCTTCCCCAACGTCAACTCCTTCCTGAAGGTGCTTTCCACTCTGCCGGTGCTCAAACCCGAAGACGGCAAAAGTGACACAGCAAGTGAACGTCTGCAGGCTTATCTTGATAACATGCATGCTCAGCAGTGGAACAAAAGTCTTGCAATGCTCCACGTTAACACTCATGTTAAACATGACCTGGATGTCATGGTAGACAAATACTGCCGACTGTATCCAGAGGATGACGCGGAAACAGAAGCTGACGAAACAGCTGAGTAA
- the map6b gene encoding microtubule-associated protein 6 homolog isoform X2, with translation MAWPCITRACCINRFWTELDKADIAVPLVFTKYSDVADVQHLPHHPQPKQKKVGAIAIETQPHPDQQEAVKAPPATGAAAGKDGSAASVMRQDFKAWRVRPEPSCKPRNEYQPPPAPFNNVTQYQKDYKPWPIPKKHDHPWIPKPSPTATAGGKQEHAAAEAESGVEKSEIEEKLQEKETKELVKRGEIREKSAERKAGEKTEVQMSADVSAEQRRGRAAADALNRQIKEVMSTSSSYRTEFKAYKDVKPVKPIKAPSQYKPPGEETSLETSYSATFKGEQVKAQVTDNKLLERRRIRSLYSEPGKEPAKDFSETESSSALNLL, from the exons ATGGCATGGCCGTGCATTACGCGTGCTTGCTGCATCAACCGCTTTTGGACCGAGCTAGATAAAGCAGATATCGCGGTGCCTTTGGTTTTTACTAAATACTCCGATGTAGCCGACGTGCAGCACCTGCCCCATCACCCGCAGCCGAAACAGAAGAAGGTCGGTGCCATTGCCATAGAAACCCAGCCGCATCCCGACCAGCAGGAGGCTGTGAAGGCACCGCCCGCGACGGGTGCCGCAGCGGGCAAAGATGGCTCTGCTGCGTCCGTCATGCGCCAAGACTTTAAGGCGTGGAGAGTGCGCCCCGAGCCCAGCTGCAAACCCAGAAACGAGTACCAACCACCACCGGCCCCTTTCAATAACGTAACTCAATATCAGAAAGATTACAAGCCCTGGCCTATACCGAAGAAGCACGACCACCCATGGATCCCCAAACCCAGTCCGACTGCTACCGCCGGTGGGAAGCAGGAGCATGCGGCCGCCGAGGCCGAAAGCGGCGTGGAGAAGAGTGAGATCGAGGAGAAATTGcaggagaaagaaacaaaggagTTGGTGAAGAGAGGCGAGATCAGGGAAAAGTCGGCTGAGAGGAAAGCAGGTGAGAAGACTGAGGTACAGATGTCTGCAGATGTGAGCGCGGAGCAGCGGAGAGGCAGAGCAGCTGCAGACGCTCTCAACAGACAGATAAAGGAGGTTATGTCGACTTCTAGCAGCTACAG GACTGAGTTCAAAGCATATAAGGATGTGAAACCAGTGAAGCCCATCAAAGCTCCGTCTCAGTATAAACCGCCTGGGGAGGAAACTAGTCTGGAAACCAGCTACAGTGCCACTTTCAAAGGGGAGCAGGTGAAGGCTCAGGTGactgacaacaagctgctggagcGCAGGAGGATACGCAGCCTGTACAGCGAGCCGGGCAAGGAGCCCGCCAAG GACTTCTCAGAGACTGAGAGCAGCTCTGCTCTAAATCTGCTgtag
- the map6b gene encoding microtubule-associated protein 6 homolog isoform X1: protein MAWPCITRACCINRFWTELDKADIAVPLVFTKYSDVADVQHLPHHPQPKQKKVGAIAIETQPHPDQQEAVKAPPATGAAAGKDGSAASVMRQDFKAWRVRPEPSCKPRNEYQPPPAPFNNVTQYQKDYKPWPIPKKHDHPWIPKPSPTATAGGKQEHAAAEAESGVEKSEIEEKLQEKETKELVKRGEIREKSAERKAGEKTEVQMSADVSAEQRRGRAAADALNRQIKEVMSTSSSYRTEFKAYKDVKPVKPIKAPSQYKPPGEETSLETSYSATFKGEQVKAQVTDNKLLERRRIRSLYSEPGKEPAKVDKPVSRTKPKKAPTTTGKMVKKAKEKQISSSLSAKKKPSVDASEPKPEGVVTKKSKEISNRLAEGKQ, encoded by the exons ATGGCATGGCCGTGCATTACGCGTGCTTGCTGCATCAACCGCTTTTGGACCGAGCTAGATAAAGCAGATATCGCGGTGCCTTTGGTTTTTACTAAATACTCCGATGTAGCCGACGTGCAGCACCTGCCCCATCACCCGCAGCCGAAACAGAAGAAGGTCGGTGCCATTGCCATAGAAACCCAGCCGCATCCCGACCAGCAGGAGGCTGTGAAGGCACCGCCCGCGACGGGTGCCGCAGCGGGCAAAGATGGCTCTGCTGCGTCCGTCATGCGCCAAGACTTTAAGGCGTGGAGAGTGCGCCCCGAGCCCAGCTGCAAACCCAGAAACGAGTACCAACCACCACCGGCCCCTTTCAATAACGTAACTCAATATCAGAAAGATTACAAGCCCTGGCCTATACCGAAGAAGCACGACCACCCATGGATCCCCAAACCCAGTCCGACTGCTACCGCCGGTGGGAAGCAGGAGCATGCGGCCGCCGAGGCCGAAAGCGGCGTGGAGAAGAGTGAGATCGAGGAGAAATTGcaggagaaagaaacaaaggagTTGGTGAAGAGAGGCGAGATCAGGGAAAAGTCGGCTGAGAGGAAAGCAGGTGAGAAGACTGAGGTACAGATGTCTGCAGATGTGAGCGCGGAGCAGCGGAGAGGCAGAGCAGCTGCAGACGCTCTCAACAGACAGATAAAGGAGGTTATGTCGACTTCTAGCAGCTACAG GACTGAGTTCAAAGCATATAAGGATGTGAAACCAGTGAAGCCCATCAAAGCTCCGTCTCAGTATAAACCGCCTGGGGAGGAAACTAGTCTGGAAACCAGCTACAGTGCCACTTTCAAAGGGGAGCAGGTGAAGGCTCAGGTGactgacaacaagctgctggagcGCAGGAGGATACGCAGCCTGTACAGCGAGCCGGGCAAGGAGCCCGCCAAG GTGGATAAACCAGTGTCTCGCACCAAACCCAAAAAGGCACCAACAACAACAGGGAAGATGGTGAAAAAAGCTAAAGAGAAACAGATTTCTAGTTCCCTGTCAGCCAAGAAGAAACCTTCTGTGGATGCATCAGAACCCAAACCAGAAGGAGTTGTGACCAAGAAGAGCAAAGAGATCAGCAATAGACTTGCTGAAGGAAAACAGTAG
- the zgc:112083 gene encoding zgc:112083, with translation MMSTKRLDNFEVVCEWDSCSYRGHTMEELSDHMSLHLKDYLGDKDTLEELDEYACLWNGCEFLSMGSPTELEIHAYFHNYHGKLKFVGSQLLKSRPDLPSCNQGVHSNNLVPEGSEGYVCQWEHCDSTFNNPEWFYRHVDNHVESAEQQSLSQQQQALFCNWAGCDAYFKIRYRLREHMRSHTQERLVACPTCGSMFSSNTKLFDHLHRQAEPIESLVCEHCGKAFSSERLLRDHIRQHVNQVKCPFCDMTCTTLAALKIHIRFRHCDERPFPCDFCDKRFKNQRDLHKHTEVHNEGTVYHCTVEGCDYSCHTFQTMNHHFKRVHEVGGMSKYKCHICDKVFSWCYTLTLHLRKKHELKWPSGHSRFRYKKDVDGFLKVNMVRFETVEVTKEIMKNMSKKQQSLRQSQRASSRNKRAAVAPESSRSSPTGSSSPSSSSSSSYSSDLSGGEDMSSQHSPRGSESPVYCVMSTIPHIEDNPEGLSHEDCDDDGSSGAVQALTEVARGLGMDVV, from the exons ATGATGTCAACAAAGAGGCTCGACAACTTTGAGGTGGTATGCGAATGGGATTCATGCAGCTACAGGGGCCACACTATGGAGGAGCTGAGCGACCATATGTCCTTGCATCTAAAGGACTACTTGGGAGACAAAGACACCCTGGAGGAGCTAG ACGAGTATGCTTGTCTCTGGAATGGATGTGAATTTCTGTCCATGGGCAGCCCCACAGAGTTGGAAATACATGCTTATTTCCACAACTACCATGGTAAGCTCAAGTTTGTCGGGTCTCAGCTGCTGAAGTCCCGTCCTGACCTACCCAGCTGCAACCAGGGTGTGCACAGCAACAACCTGGTGCCAGAGGGATCGGAAGGATATGTTTGCCAATGGGAGCATTGTGAT aGTACATTTAATAACCCTGAGTGGTTCTACCGTCATGTGGACAATCATGTAGAAAGTGCTGAGCAGCAGTCTCTTTCACAACAACAGCAGGCACTCTTTTGCAACTGGGCAG GGTGCGACGCCTACTTCAAGATCAGGTATCGGTTGAGAGAGCACATGCGGAGCCACACTCAGGAGAGACTTGTAGCCTGCCCTACATGTGGCAGCATGTTCTCCAGCAATACAAAGCTGTTTGACCACCTCCACAGACAAGCTGAACCAATAG AGTCACTGGTGTGTGAACATTGTGGCAAAGCCTTTTCAAGTGAGAGGCTTTTGAGGGATCACATTCGCCAGCATG TGAATCAAGTGAAGTGTCCCTTCTGTGATATGACTTGCACCACTTTAGCAGCCCTGAAGATCCATATCAGGTTCCGCCACTGTGATGAGCGACCCTTCCCATGTGACTTCTGTGACAAAAG atTTAAGAACCAGCGAGACCTCCATAAACACACAGAGGTTCACAACGAGGGCACCGTGTATCACTGTACCGTGGAGGGATGTGATTATTCCTGTCACACGTTCCAAACCATGAACCATCATTTCAAGAGAGTCCACGAG GTTGGGGGGATGTCTAAATATAAATGCCATATCTGTGATAAGGTGTTCTCTTGGTGTTATACTCTCACACTGCACCTTCGTAAGAAGCATGAGCTGAAATGGCCTTCTGGACATTCCCGCTTTAG ATATAAGAAGGATGTAGACGGCTTCCTAAAAGTAAACATGGTACGATTTGAGACTGTTGAAGTGACCAAGGAGATCATGAAGAACATGAGCAAAAAGCAGCAAAGCCTTCGTCAAAGTCAGAGAGCCAGCAGCCGGAACAAGAGGGCTGCCGTCGCACCAGAGAGCAGCCGAAGCTCCCCGACAGGATCATCCTCGCCCTCCTCTAGCTCCTCCTCCTCGTACTCCTCAGACCTGTCTGGAGGAGAGGATATGTCCTCTCAGCACAGCCCCCGGGGTAGTGAGTCTCCTGTCTACTGTGTGATGAGTACCATTCCTCACATAGAGGACAATCCTGAAGGACTGTCGCATGAGGACTGTGATGACGATGGGAGCTCCGGGGCTGTCCAGGCTCTGACGGAGGTTGCAAGGGGCCTTGGCATGGATGTTGTTTGA